The Pseudomonas sp. HOU2 DNA window TTTCAAGCTCGGTACATTGTCCGAAGCCATGCGCCAGACCACCGGCATCGTCGTGCAGCACAACGACTCGGATCGGGTCAGCTATTCGGCGCGCGGTTACCCGATCAACAATTTCCAGATCGACGGAATGCTCAACACCTTCGGGCGCATGAAGTCAGACTCTGACACCATCATCTACGACCGCATCGAAGTAGTACGCGGCGCCACCGGCCTGACCACCGGCGCTGGTGATCCTTCAGCGACGATCAACATGGTGCGCAAGCGCCCGACTGCCCAGTGGCAGGCACTGGCCGGAGTCAGCGGCGGCAGTTACGACAATTACTACAGCTATGTCGATGTCGGCGGGCCGCTGGCCTTCGATGGTCGGCTGCGCGGGCGCACCGTGCTGGCCTATCGCGACAGCCAGTCGTTCCGTGACAAATACGCGCTGCAGCGCGAGGTCGGCTACGGCATTCTCGAAGCTGATCTGACCGACTCCACGGTGCTTGCCGTCGGTTACGACTATCAGGACAAGCAGGTTCAGGGCACCTCCTGGGGCACCGTGCCGTACTGGAACGCCGACGGCAGCAAGGCTGGCCTCGGCCGGTCGACCAACATGGCGACGTCCTGGAGTTCCTGGCCGCTGAAGGACAAGACCGCGTTCGTCACCCTTGACCAGCAACTGGGTGATGGCTGGAAGTTGAAAGCTGCCTACACCCACCGCGAAAGTGATACCGATGGCAAGGTCTATTACGGCGGCTCCGGTTTCCCCGAGGCCGACCGCAGCGGCATGACTGCCTACATGGGGCACATGCTCGGCACGCAGAAAATGAGCGTGTACGACTTCAACCTGTCAGGGCCGTACCAGCTGTTCGGCCGCGAACACGAGATGATGTTCGGCTACGGCGAGGCGGAAAACCGCTCGACTTCGCCCTACGCCTTCAACAGCCCCCAAGCCGCCGACTACGGCAAGATCCGCGACTGGAAATACATGGGTGACATCGGCAAATTCGCCGACACCGTTACCGGCCTGCCGGGCGCGCGAGGCATCACTCGGCAAAAGGCCGGTTACCTCGCGACCCGCCTGAGCCTGACCGATGAGCTGCATGCCGTCATCGGCAGCCGCTATGGCAGCTGGGACGAATCCAGCACCGATTACTACTATGATGCGCAGCAAAAACTGACCAGCACCGATGCCACCCATCAACGCCAGAATGATATCTGGACGCCCTACGCCGGCCTGCTCTACGACCTGACGCCGGAGTACACGGCTTACGTCAGCTACACCGACATTTTCAAGCCGCAGAGTAAGCGCGACAGCAACCGCAATTACCTCGATCCGGTGATTGGCAGCAACTACGAAGTCGGGCTCAAAGGCAGCCTGCTCGACGAACGCCTGAACCTGGCGACGGCAGTGTTCTGGAGCAAACAGGACAACGTCGCCGAGCGTGACAACTCGGTACCCCCGGACCCGGTGAGCGGCGAGGAGTTTTTCAAGTCCGGTGGCAAGGGCAGCAAGGTCAATGGCTTTGAGGCCGAAGTGTCCGGCGAAATTCTCGACGGCTGGAACATGACCGCCGGCTACACTTATACCCACTCCGTCGACGGCGAAAAACAGCGCAGCAACACCGCTCAACCACTGAACATGCTGCGGCTGTCCACGGCCTATCGCTTGCCGGGCAACTGGCACGCATTGACCGTCGGGGGCGCGGTGAACTGGCAGAGCGACGTCTATGGCGCAGCCAACCGCCCGGTCGGGCGCGGCGCCAACGGCCGGATCATCACCGAGCGGTCGCGGATCAATCAGGAGGCCTACACCGTGGTCAAGCTGATGTCGCGCTATGAGTTCGACAAGCATCTGTCGGCGTCGCTGAACGTCGACAACCTGTTCGACAAGAAGTATTACGACAACGTCGGCTTCTACAATGGCGTGTACTGGGGCGACCCGCGGACGGTAACCCTGAGCCTGGACTGGAAACTCTGATCAATCCACGCAAACAAAACCCCTGTGGTGAGGGGATTCAACCCCGATGGGTCGCGAAGCGGCCCCACTCTCTCGGTGACGCGCAACGCGTCACCAAATCCCCTCGCCACCGCTGTTAACCCCGAGTTAATTCCCCGCCGGGACACTGTGCCCCGAGATCTGCTTCATGGACGAACGGCTCCCACGTTTTTCAGTAGGAGGCACCATGAAAACCACCACCGCCATTCTTGCCGGGCTACTCGCCCTCGGTTCCGCCAGCGCCTTTGCCGAGGGCGGCGCCGAACGCATGCGGCATTACTACGACAACTTCCCGGTCCACCACGCGCCAAGCGAACAGCCGACCGATGCAAAAACCCCGGAACTGAAGGTTCCGGACGATCAGACCGCACAAGTCACCGAGTCTTATCGCGACTGATTCACCGAGCAACCGATGGACCTCCGATGGCTCCGCTCTGGCCTCGGAGACGACAGTTGGGCGCCCTGTTTGGGGCGCCTTTTTTTATGCCTGCAGATCCTTGATCCAGAACAGCATGCGGCCATGTTCCGGGTCGAACATGCCGGGGGCGAAGCCAAATTTGCGGTAGGAATTCTGTGCCACCTCGTTGCCTTCGAGCACTTCCAGGGTGATCTTGCAGCATCCGCGCTGACGGGAAATCTCCTCGACCTTACGCAGCATTTTCTGGCTCAGGCCGAGACCGCGAAATTTGCTCACGACCGCCACGTCATGCACATTGACCAGCGGCTTGCAGGCGAACGTCGAGAACCCTTCGAAGCAGTTCACCAGCCCTGCGGGCTCACCGCCGACAAACGCCAACACGCTAAAGGCGTGCGGCCTGCGCGCCAGTTCTCCAGGCAGGCGACGCAGCAGTTCAGGGGCAAGTGAATGGCCGCCGCCCATGGGGTCTTCTGCGTAATGATTGAGCACGATGCCGATGGCTTCGGCGTGCAGTGGATTGGTGTAACTGGCTTGCAGCACAAGCATTTCTGCGGAATCCATTTCCATCCCCGATCATGGCCCCGGCGGGCAAGGTGCGCACCTGAAAGGCTGCTCGACCTTAACGCGAGGATGTTGCGGGCCACAACCGGATCTTTTGATTTCCAGGCTTCAGCGCCCCCAGATCAGCTCTTCCGTCCACCCCAGCTCGGCAAAATCCTGAGCCCGCAACCCGCTCTCACCGGCGCAAAAAAACTCATCCAGCTGCGGCGGTTTGACCGAGGTCGCGCTGAGCATCGCATGCACCTGCCCACGATGATGAATCTGATGCTCGAACAGGTGCGAAAGCATGCGCAAGCGACTGTCATGCTGTGGCGTTTCACGGGCGATGGTGACGATCCGCCCCAGATCGGCATCGCGCAATTGCTCGCAATAGGCGATCAGCCGGCGGTCCACGTGCGCCTGTTCCTCGCGCAATGCTGCGGCCTCGGTAAATGGCTCGTCGTGGGTGAAAAACACGTAGCAGTCGGGATGCGGTTCGTCACCGCGCAACTCACGCTCCAGTGCATCGACGTAGAACCAGTCGCAGGTCAGGATGTGATTGAGCGTCAGGCTGATGCTCGGAAAGAAGCTCGTTCGCGGCGCTGCCAGCGCTTTAGGGTCGAGCTGTCGCCAGGCCTTGCCCAAGCGATGATTGGCCCACGCGTTCTGGTAAGCCATGGTCAGTAAATGATGCGACAGCGGTTGGCTCATGCTCGCGCCCTCTGCGCTCAGGATTCGGCAAAACGCTGCAGCTGCATCTCCTGCAAACGGCTGAGGGTGCGCCGGAACGGGAATTCCAGATAACCCTCGGTGTACAGCGCCTCCATCGGCACCTGAGCCTCAATGTATAGCGGGACTTTACGGTCGTAACACTCGTCGACCAAGGCAATGAAGCGGCGTACCCCGTCGTCATGTACCGACAATTGCGGCAACTCACGGTCGCCGGCCACCACCTGCGCCGAGCCATCCTCGGTGCCGCGAGCGATGCGCCCTTCGCGTTTCTGCGCACTGAGGTTCGGCACCTCGCTCAACAGAATAGACCGATAGCCGTCGCACAATGCGATGAAGTCCATCGCGGCGAACGGTTGCTCGCAGAGATCGGCGTAGCGGCACCATAAAACCGTAGCGCTGGCCTGCACCACATTCAACACGCGATGGCCGACAGTCACCGGTTCTGCGCTGGCGGGTTGCCCGGCGTTGAGTGCCTGGAAAACCTTGTCCAGCGCACTGCCCTGCCCTGGTTCAGCAACAAAATAACGCTGCTCGACCGCGCCCGGATGCAGGCGATGATCCTCGGCGCCGTTCACCGCGACAACCTGCATGTGCGCCTTGATCGCGGCAATCGCCGGGACAAAGCGATCACGGTTGAAGCCGTCGGCGTACAGCTCATCCGGCGGCAGGTTGGAGGTGCAGACGATCACCACGCCTTCGTCGAACATCACCTGAAACAGACGCCCGAGGATGATCGCATCGCCAATGTCATTGACGAACAGTTCGTCGAAGCACAGTACCCGCACCTCGGCTGCCAGCTCTTTGGCCAGCGCGCGCAGCGGATCAGCGATGCCGGTCAGCTGGAACGAGCGCTGGTGCACCCAGCCCATGAAATGATGAAAGTGCTGACGCCGGGCCGGCACTCGCAGGCTCTGATAGAACTGATCCATCAACCAGGTCTTGCCACGCCCGACCGGCCCCCACAAGTACACGCCGATGACCGAACGGGCACCGGTATGCAAGGCTTCATGGCATTTTTGCAAGGCCCAGACCGCGTGCTCCTGGGCTTCATCCTGGATGAAACCCTTGTGCTCGATCGCGTGTTGCCAGGCGCTTAACGGAGAGTCGAAAGTCATGCGCGGCAGTATATATCCCTGTAGGAGCTGTCGAGTGCAACGAGGCTGCGATCTTTTGATTTTGTTTTAAAGATCAAAAGATCGCAGCCTTCGGCAGCTCCTACACAGGGGATTGTGGGGTGTCAGAGGTCGACTTTGTGCCGGGCGGCGTAGAGGCAGAGCATTTCCATCGCCAGGGTTGCCGCCGCCAGTGAGGTGACTTCTGCATGGTCATAGGCCGGCGCCACTTCCACCACGTCCATGCCCACCAGATTGATCCCGCGCAAGCCGCCGAGGATTTCCAGCGCCTGCACTGTGCTCAACCCGCCACACACCGGAGTGCCGGTGCCCGGTGCAAAGGCCGGATCCAGGCAATCGATATCAAACGTCAGGTACACCGGGTGGTCGCCGACCCGCGCGCGAATCGCTTCGACAATCGCCTCGCAGCCGCGCCGATGCACCTGACGCGCATCAAGCACTTCAAAGCCCTGATGATCGTCATTGGTGGTGCGCAAACCGATCTGCACCGAGCGCGCCGGATCCACCAGCCCTTCTCTGGCCGCATGCCAGAACATGGTGCCGTGATCGACGCGCTTGCCGTCCTCGTCCGGCCAGGTGTCGCTGTGCGCATCGAAGTGGATGAGCGACAGCGCGCCATGCTTACGTGCATGGGCCTTGAGCAACGGATAAGTAATGAAGTGATCGCCACCAAAGGTCAGCATCGCACTGCCGGCATCAAGAATGCGCTCGGCGTGGGCCTCGATGCTTTCCGGGATGGTGTGCGGCGAGCCGTAATCGAAATCGCAGTCGCCGTAATCGATCACCGCCAGATGATCGAACGGATCGAACGTCCACGGCCAGTGCCGTTCCCAGGCGATCCCGGTGGAAGCGGCGCGAATCCCCCGAGGCCCGAAACGCGCGCCCGGGCGGTTGCTGGTGGCGGTGTCGAACGGCACGCCGCTGACCGCCACGTCGACGCCGCGCAAATCACGGCTGTAGCGCCGGCGCATGAAACTGGTGATCCCGGCGTAGGTGCTTTCGGCAGAGGTGCCGTACAGGCTGTCGCGGGTCATGGCTTGGTCGTTGAGCATCGGCACGTCCATCGGTGTGCTCCTTTTATTATTGATGGCTACGGAAAGTGGTCCACAGACGCGTGCGCTGACGCATGTCCTTGAGGCTCATGCTGCGGTCGGCGTACAAGCGCTCGCGCATTTCGGCGGGCGGGTAAATGTCCGGGTCGTTGCGCACGGCCTCATCCACCAGCGGCGTCGCGGCCGTGTTGGCGGTGGCGAAAAACAGCGTGTTGGTCAGTTCGGCCACGGATTCGGGGCGCAGCATGAATTCGATGAACGCCCGCGCCGCTTGCGGGTTCGGCGCATCCTTGGGAATCGCCAGGTTGTCCTGCCAGATCAACGTGCCTTCGCGAGGGATCCGGTACGCGACCTCATAGGGTTTGTTGGCCTTGTGCGCCTGATCGGCAGCCATGCTCACATCGCCGTTGTAGGTCAGCGCCAGGCACACACTGCCATTGGCCAGATCGTTGATCTGCCGCCCGGTGGCGACATACAGCACCGACGGCTGGAGCTTCTGCAACAAGGCTTCGGCGGCGGCCAGATCATTTTTGTCGGTGCTGTAGGGATCTTTACCGAGGTAGTGCAGCGCCAGACCGATGACTTCCTGGGGCGAGTCGAGCACGGCAATCCCGCAGTCCTTGAGCTTGCTGGCGTACTCGGGCTTGAACAGCAGATCAAGGCTGTTCAGCGGCACATCCGGCAAGCGCTTTTTCACCGCCTCGACATTCAGGCCCAACCCGAGTGTGCCCCAGGTATAAGGCACGGCGTAGCGATTGCCCGGATCGACGGCCGCCAGTTTTTCCAGCAGATCAGGATCGAGGTTGGCGTAGCCCTTGAGCCCTTCGTGGGGAATTTCCTTCAAGGCGCCGGCGGCCAGACCTCGGGCCAGAACGCTGGAGGACGGCACCACCACGTCATAACCGCTGCCACCGGTCAGCAGCTTGGTTTCCAAAACCTCGGAAGTGTCGAAGGTGTCGTAGCGCACATGAATGCCCGTCTCCTGCTCGAAACGCTGCAGCGTCTGCGCCGGCACGTAATCGGCCCAGCTGTAGAGATTGAGGGTTCTGTCCTCGGCCTGGGCATTGAGGGCCACGGACAATAACAGCGCGGGAAAACACAGCTTGAACACGGGAGCCATGACGAACACCTGACCGGAGGAAGTGGCGGCAGGATGCGCCGTCGGATACATTGCAGAAATATCAAGTTAATTAACCTGACTTTACCCGGGAGTAATGTGATGCTCGGTCAGCTTCACGACGTCGATTTGCAGTTGCTGCGCCTGTTCGTACGGGTGGTGGAGTGCGGCGGCTTCAGCGCGGCGCAAGGTGAACTGGGTCTGAGCCAGTCGAGCATCAGCCAGCAAATGGCCAAGCTCGAAACCCGCCTCGGCTATCGCCTGTGCAGCCGTGGCAAGGGCGGTTTCAGCGTCACGCCCAAGGGTGAGCAACTGCTGATCGCCATTCGCACACTGTTTCAGTCCATCGAGACTTTCCGGCATCAGTCCAATGGCGTCGCCGGACGGCTGATCGGTGAGGTGCGGCTGGGCTTGTCCGAGGCGCTTGATCAGTCGGTGCTGCTGCGAGTGGCGGAGGCGATCCGGCGCTTTCGCGAGCGCGATGAGTCGGTGCGCATCGAGTTGATCAGCGCCATGCCCGGAGAGATGGAGCGCCTGCTGCTGCAACAGCGTCTGGACCTGGCCATCGGTTATTTCTCGCAGGTGCAGAGCGCGTTCGATTACCGCGAACTGTTCCGGGAAACCCAGCATTTGTATTGCGCGCAGGGGCATCCACTGTTCAGCGTCGATGAGCCGGATGATGCGGCATTGCAGGCCTGCGACCGGGTGGATCATCCATATCGGTTCATGCGCACGGGCGAGCCGTTTCCGGACAAGCGTTTTTCCGCGCGTTCGGAACAGGTCGAGGGCACCCTCGCCTTCATTCTCTCCGGCAAGCATGTCGACTATCTGCCGGATCACTATGCGCGGGTCTGGGAGGACAAAGGCATGCTGCGCGCGTTGCGGCCTGGGGAATTGAGTTTCGAAGTGGCGTTTCATCTGGCCCGGCATCGCGCTCAGGTGCCGGGGGACGCGCAGAAGGCGTTTGAGGAGGATTTGCTCAGCGCGTTTACATGACCTCTAAGCTTTTGTGGCGAGGGAGCTTGCTCCCGTGCGGCTGCGTAGCAGTCGTAAAAAACCGTTGACTGGATAATGCAGAGGGCTGCTTCGCAACCCAGCGGGAGCAAGCTCCCTCGCCACAACAATGTGTGTCAGTGCGCGCGGGTGCCGCCAACACCAATAAAACCTGACCTTTCAGGCAATTTTTGCTCGTTGCCCTCGCCGCCCTCTTCCGGCATCCTGCGCCTCCATTTTCTGACCCGGCCCCGCCTCACGGCGCGCAAAACACCATGACCGCCTCTGAAAAAGTCCCGCGCAACAACGATCTGCTCTACGGCCTCAACGACCGTCCGCACCTCACCGCCACCGTCTTCGCCGCGCTGCAACACGTGCTGGCCAGCTTCGTCGGCATCATCACCCCAACCCTGATCATGGGCGGTGCCCTCGGCCTGCAAAGTGAAATTCCGTACCTGATCAGCATGGCGCTGTTCGTCTCGGGCCTCGGCACGTTCGTTCAAGCCAAGCGTTTCGGCCCGGTCGGTTCCGGTCTGCTGTGCCTGCAAGGCACCAGTTTTTCCTTTATCAGCGTGATTCTCAGCGCCGGGTTCATGGTCAAGGCCCGGGGCGGCGGCACCGATGAAATTCTCTCGACGATATTCGGCGTGTGCTTTTTCGCCGCGTTCATCGAAGTGGTGCTGAGCCAGTTCATCGGCAAACTGCGGATGCTGATCACTCCGGTAGTCACCGGCACCATCATCACCCTGATGGGCCTGTCGCTGATCAAAGTGGCGATGACCGACATTGCCGGTGGCTTCGGCGCGCCCGATCTGGGCGCCGCCAGCCATGTGTTTCTGGCCGCGCTGGTGATCGGCACTATCGTTGTGCTGAACCGGGTCGACGTGCCGTTTCTGCGCCTGGGCGCAATCGTCATCGGCCTGACCCTCGGCTACGTAGTCGCGTGGCTGATGGGCACGGTAGATTTCGCCTCGATGCCCGAAGTGCCGCTGGTCAGCGTGCCGGTGCCGTTCAAGTACGGTTTCAATTTCGACTGGGTGGCGTTCGTGCCAGTGGCGGTGATTTTCCTGGTTTCGCCGCTGGAAGCAGCGGGTGACCTGACGGCCAACTCGATGATCTCGCGGCAACCGGTCAAGGGGCCGCTGTACATCCGCCGGATCAAATCCGGCCTGCTCGCCGATGGCCTCAACTCGGCGATGGCGGCAGTGTTCAACAGCATGCCGATGGTCACGTTCGCGCAGAACAACGGCGTGATCCAGTTGACCGGTGTGGCCAGCCGCTACGTGGCGTTCTTCATCGCCGGCCTGCTGGTGCTGCTGGGGCTGTTCCCGATGATCGGCGCGGTGCTGCAACTGATGCCCAAACCGGTGCTCGGCGGTGCCGAACTGGTGATGTTCGGCACCGTGGCCGTGGCCGGGATCAAGATCCTCGCCGAGGCCGGCCTGCATCGGCGCAACATGCTGATCGTGGCAATCTCCCTGGGCATGGGCCTGGGCATCGCCGCCGTGCCGGAAGTGCTGCGCGAGTTGCCGCAAGCGCTGCGTAACATCTTCGAATCGCCGATCACCGTCGGTGCGTTGTGCGCTATCGTGCTGAATATCTTCCTGCCGGAAGAATTCATTGAGCTGGAAGAAGACGATTTCGATCCGGAAGCGTCGATTCTGCAGGTCATGGAAAACCCCGATCTGCCGGCCAAAGCTGAACCTGCATCTGCAGCGGCGGTCGCACAGTTGAACCGTTGATCGCTGCGCCATGAAAAAAGGGCTGAGCCGGCAACGGTTCAGCCCTTTTTTGTTGAGAGACTGTTTATGCGCCGCGTCCACGCCGTCATCCTGTCCCTGCTGCTGTTGTCCCTGAGCGCCTGCGCGCTGTTTCCCAATCGAGATCCAGTGAACATCAACGTGGTCGGCCTCGAACCGTTGCCGAGCCAGGATCTGGAAGTGCGCTTCGCGATCAAGTTGCGGGTGCAGAATCCCAACGAAACCGCCATCGACTACAACGGCATCGCCCTGGATCTGGAGGTCAATGGCCGTCCCTTGGCATCGGGCGTCAGTGATCAGAGCGGCTCGATCCCGCGCTTCTCGGAAACCGTGGTCAGCGTGCCGGTCAGCGTTTCTGCATTTTCTGTCCTGCGCCAGACCCTCGGCCTGAGCCAGACACAAACCCTCGACAACCTGCCCTACGTGCTGCGCGGCAAACTCGCGGGCGGCGTGTTCGGCACCATGCGATTTGTCGACAGCGGTAAGCTGAGTTTGCCGAAAGCTACTGCTGCGACGTGGTAAATACACAATTTTGCAACCGCTCATAAATACCTGTGGGAGCTGGCTTGCCAGCGATAGGGCCGCATCAGCCAACATCGTCGTTGCTGACAGTCCGCCATCGCTGGCAAGCCAGCTCCCACAGGTTTTTCAATCAGCCCGAAGTTATGCGGTGAAACGCACGCCCGGTTTAGCCCGTTCATCAACCGACAGCTCAAACACATCCGGCCGCGCATAGTGGCCAACCACGTCATAGTCATACCGCGCCCGCACCAGCTCGTCAGTATCGATCTCAGCCGTGAGTAACCCCGCCTCCCCGCGCAACGGACCGGCCAGCACATCGCCCATAGGCCCGACAATCACGCTGCCACCGGCAATCAACGGACGGTCCGCCGGCCAATTGGCAATCTCCACGCCCAACTCGTTCGGCGAGGCCTGTACCTGACAGGCGCTGACCACAAAGCAACGGCCCTCGTGGGCGATGTGACGCATGCTGACCTGCCACATCTCGCGCTCATCCACGGTCGGCGCGCACCAGACTTCAATGCCCTTGGCGTACATCGCCGTGCGCAGCAGCGGCATCATGTTTTCCCAGCACACCACCGCACCGAGTTTACCGACCTGAGTGTCGAGTACCGGCAGCGTCGAGCCATCGCCCTTGCCCCAGATCAACCGTTCGGTGCCGGTCGGCATCAGTTTGCGATGCTTGGCCACCAGCCCCGCCTGCGGATCAAAATACAGCGCCGTGCAATACAACGTGCTGCCGGCACGCTCGATCACGCCGATCACCAGATTGGCCCCGGTGCGCGCCGACAAACCGGCCAGTGCCTCGGTTTCTGCTCCCGGCACATCGATGGCGTTGGCGAAGTAGCGGGCGTAGGCCTCGCGGCCTTCGGGCAGGCGATAACCCAACTGCGTGCCGAAGCCCTCACCTTTCGGATAACCGCCGAGCAACGCTTCAGGCATCACCACCAGTGCCGCGCCGGACTCGCTGATCGCGGCTTCCCAGCTGAGGATCTGTTCCAGGGTTTCAGCCTTGCCACCGGGCAAGGCGCCGATCTGCAGGGCGGCGACGATTGATTTGGGCATTGCGGTCACTCCATCGGGTTCAAGTGTTGCCGATTCTGCGGTGGCGCGGGATCATGAATAAAGACCGATTCACTGCTGAATGATATGAGCCAAATGAATATCGCAACCGTCGACCTTAACCTGCTGAAAGTCTTCGAAGCCCTGCATGAAGAGTCCAGCGCCAGCCGCGCCGCGCTGCGTCTGGGCGTGACGCAATCGGCGGTCAGCGCGGCGTTGCGCCGGTTACGCGAGGTGTATGGCGATCAGTTGTTCGTGCGCACCGGCCGTGGCTTGGCGCCGACGCTCAAGGCCAATCAACTGAAACCGGTGGTCAGCGAGGCGCTGAACAAATGTCGGCAGAGCCTGGCGATGGTCGATCCGGCGGCCCACCACTATGACGGCCGATCAGTCACCGTGGGCCTGTCGGATGATTTCGAAATCGCTTATGGCCGGCGCCTGATCGAAGCCATCGCTCGCAGCGCGCCAAAGCTGCGGCTGATCTTCCGCCAGACCCACAGCCAGATCGTCGCCCGCGCTTTGATGGAGCGCAGCATCGACCTGGCGATCACCGCCGGTGGTTTTGCCGAGCGCCTGCTCAGCCGTCAGGTACTGGGTGAAGGGGATTATGCGTGTCTGGTCGATCCGGGCAGTCTGGCACCCGGCCAACAGAACATCGATTTGCCGGAGTTCGTCACCCGCGAGCACATTCTGGTGTCCTCGGGCGGTTTTATCGGCATCACCGATGAGGGGCTGGCGGCGCTGGGCCTGAGCCGGCGGGTCTGCGCCTCGACCACGCACTTTGCGGCGCTGCCGCATTTGCTCAGGGGCAGCGGCGCGGTGGCAACCATCCCCCGCCATGCCGCCCAGGCCATTGCCGAGCTCAGCGGGCTGGTGCTGCTGCCCTGCCCGCTGGCGTTGCCGCGCTATCCGATCGAACTGGGCTGGCGCACCAGCACGCAGATCGATCCGGTGGTGATCAAGGTGCGTGAGGCGATTGTCGGGTGCTTCAACACCGACTGAGCCGCTATTACTTGTTGGCCGCCATCAGTCGATTGACCTCACTGCGCACCATGTTGGCGAATTCCGGCGGGGACATGCCATCCAGCTCGGCGCGCACCCACTCGGCCCATTTGCCCTTGCGCTTGGAGCGTTCGCCGAACAACCGCGCGGCCTCGCCTTTGGCTTTGCCCAGATTGTTCTGCCAGAGTTCGAACAGACGGGATTTCTCGTCTTCCAGCGCAGCGCGCTCGGCGAGGGATTTGTCGGCCAGATTGAAACTCATGGGGAAATACCTGCTGCGTAAAATGGCGACATCTTACACGCTCGAGGGAAATCTCCGGCGCAGGTTTTTCTTTCGCACCTAAAATCAGTGCAACTTTTCAGTCAGCGCCACACTCCATTGATCACTGTTCATCCATCTGCAAGGAGTCACCCAATGGCCCGCAAATCCCGCGTGCAAGCCGTCGAAGACCAAATCAAGGATCAGGCATTCAGCGAACTTCAGGCTTTGATCGAAGAGTCCGACAAACTGCTCAAGAGCAGCGCCTCACTGGTGGGCGAAGAAGCCGAGACCCTGCGCGGACAAATCGCCCTGAAACTGCAACAGGCGCTGGATTCTGTTTCGAGCGTGCGTGAGCGCACCAAACCGGCGGTCGAGGCCACCGAGAGCTACATTGGCGGCCATCCATGGCAGACCGTAGCGATTTCCGCCGGTTTCGGTCTGGTGGTGGGCTTGTTGCTCGGTCGTCGTTGATCGACGTCTGACAAAAAACCTGTGGCGAGGGAGCTTGCTCCCGCTGGACTGCGCAGCAGTCCCCCTGTTCTCAAACAGACAAAGGGGGGCCGCTTCGCGACCCGGCGGGAGCAAGCTCCCTCGCCACATTTGTTCTGTGCCGATTATTCTCCGGCCAATTCGCGCAACTGCACCAGCGTCTGCTCCTCCAGCACAATCCCCTCGGCCAGCGATCTGGCCCGCTGCAAATGCCGGCGATCACCCGGCAAGCGCTTCAACCCAACTCCATGCATCTGCCGCACCAGTTCTTCGCTGCGCTCGGCAAAGCTCTGCCCGGCAGCTTTGCTTGGGTCGATGACGATCAACAGCTGCCCGGTCCACGGGGTCTTGGCCCCGGGATGGTTCGACCAATCGAACTCGAAGGAGAAATTGCCCCCGGTCAACGCCGCCGCCAGCAGCTCGACCATCATCGACAGCGCCGATCCCTTATGCCCGCCAAACGGCAACAGCGCGCCACCCTCAAGAATGGCTTTCGGATCCTGCGTCGCCTGCCCAAGACCGTCCACACCCATTCCGGCAGGCAGACGTTCACCCTTGCGCGCGGCAATCTGCACGTCGCCGTGAGCAATGGCGCTGGTCGCCAGATCAAACACAATCGGCGCACCACCGGCGCGCGGCGCGGCAAAGGCAATCGGGTTGGTGCCGAACAGCGGCCGATCGGCGCCATGCGGCACCACGCAGGTCATGCTGTTGACCACACTGAGCGCCACCAGACCTTCCTCGGCGAACGGCTCGACGTCCGGCCACAACGCCGCAAAGTGATGGGAGT harbors:
- a CDS encoding polyamine ABC transporter substrate-binding protein, translating into MAPVFKLCFPALLLSVALNAQAEDRTLNLYSWADYVPAQTLQRFEQETGIHVRYDTFDTSEVLETKLLTGGSGYDVVVPSSSVLARGLAAGALKEIPHEGLKGYANLDPDLLEKLAAVDPGNRYAVPYTWGTLGLGLNVEAVKKRLPDVPLNSLDLLFKPEYASKLKDCGIAVLDSPQEVIGLALHYLGKDPYSTDKNDLAAAEALLQKLQPSVLYVATGRQINDLANGSVCLALTYNGDVSMAADQAHKANKPYEVAYRIPREGTLIWQDNLAIPKDAPNPQAARAFIEFMLRPESVAELTNTLFFATANTAATPLVDEAVRNDPDIYPPAEMRERLYADRSMSLKDMRQRTRLWTTFRSHQ
- a CDS encoding LysR family transcriptional regulator — protein: MLGQLHDVDLQLLRLFVRVVECGGFSAAQGELGLSQSSISQQMAKLETRLGYRLCSRGKGGFSVTPKGEQLLIAIRTLFQSIETFRHQSNGVAGRLIGEVRLGLSEALDQSVLLRVAEAIRRFRERDESVRIELISAMPGEMERLLLQQRLDLAIGYFSQVQSAFDYRELFRETQHLYCAQGHPLFSVDEPDDAALQACDRVDHPYRFMRTGEPFPDKRFSARSEQVEGTLAFILSGKHVDYLPDHYARVWEDKGMLRALRPGELSFEVAFHLARHRAQVPGDAQKAFEEDLLSAFT
- a CDS encoding nucleobase:cation symporter-2 family protein, producing MTASEKVPRNNDLLYGLNDRPHLTATVFAALQHVLASFVGIITPTLIMGGALGLQSEIPYLISMALFVSGLGTFVQAKRFGPVGSGLLCLQGTSFSFISVILSAGFMVKARGGGTDEILSTIFGVCFFAAFIEVVLSQFIGKLRMLITPVVTGTIITLMGLSLIKVAMTDIAGGFGAPDLGAASHVFLAALVIGTIVVLNRVDVPFLRLGAIVIGLTLGYVVAWLMGTVDFASMPEVPLVSVPVPFKYGFNFDWVAFVPVAVIFLVSPLEAAGDLTANSMISRQPVKGPLYIRRIKSGLLADGLNSAMAAVFNSMPMVTFAQNNGVIQLTGVASRYVAFFIAGLLVLLGLFPMIGAVLQLMPKPVLGGAELVMFGTVAVAGIKILAEAGLHRRNMLIVAISLGMGLGIAAVPEVLRELPQALRNIFESPITVGALCAIVLNIFLPEEFIELEEDDFDPEASILQVMENPDLPAKAEPASAAAVAQLNR
- a CDS encoding LEA type 2 family protein, encoding MRRVHAVILSLLLLSLSACALFPNRDPVNINVVGLEPLPSQDLEVRFAIKLRVQNPNETAIDYNGIALDLEVNGRPLASGVSDQSGSIPRFSETVVSVPVSVSAFSVLRQTLGLSQTQTLDNLPYVLRGKLAGGVFGTMRFVDSGKLSLPKATAATW
- a CDS encoding carbon-nitrogen hydrolase family protein codes for the protein MPKSIVAALQIGALPGGKAETLEQILSWEAAISESGAALVVMPEALLGGYPKGEGFGTQLGYRLPEGREAYARYFANAIDVPGAETEALAGLSARTGANLVIGVIERAGSTLYCTALYFDPQAGLVAKHRKLMPTGTERLIWGKGDGSTLPVLDTQVGKLGAVVCWENMMPLLRTAMYAKGIEVWCAPTVDEREMWQVSMRHIAHEGRCFVVSACQVQASPNELGVEIANWPADRPLIAGGSVIVGPMGDVLAGPLRGEAGLLTAEIDTDELVRARYDYDVVGHYARPDVFELSVDERAKPGVRFTA
- a CDS encoding LysR family transcriptional regulator; amino-acid sequence: MSQMNIATVDLNLLKVFEALHEESSASRAALRLGVTQSAVSAALRRLREVYGDQLFVRTGRGLAPTLKANQLKPVVSEALNKCRQSLAMVDPAAHHYDGRSVTVGLSDDFEIAYGRRLIEAIARSAPKLRLIFRQTHSQIVARALMERSIDLAITAGGFAERLLSRQVLGEGDYACLVDPGSLAPGQQNIDLPEFVTREHILVSSGGFIGITDEGLAALGLSRRVCASTTHFAALPHLLRGSGAVATIPRHAAQAIAELSGLVLLPCPLALPRYPIELGWRTSTQIDPVVIKVREAIVGCFNTD